Proteins co-encoded in one Haloarcula pelagica genomic window:
- a CDS encoding DUF7287 family protein, with protein MNERGQTPQDFAVGASILLVTIIGAFAFIQGGALSVYEDPVTEIEQPQADRIASYLVENYSVGDQRNIVLHNESGGLNRTLSNDTELANLTAHAAVNVSSSRRTDPTLNVSIVNNSTLQSGQLRPARAGSKTLAWGEAYDNQTASTSTRVIRLRNDRVTCEPVCWLVVRAW; from the coding sequence ATGAACGAGAGGGGACAAACGCCACAGGACTTCGCCGTGGGGGCGAGCATACTGCTCGTTACGATTATCGGGGCGTTCGCGTTCATTCAGGGCGGCGCGCTCTCGGTGTACGAAGATCCCGTGACGGAGATCGAACAGCCACAGGCAGACCGGATCGCGTCGTATCTCGTCGAGAACTACAGCGTCGGAGACCAGCGCAACATCGTCTTACACAACGAGTCCGGCGGTCTCAATAGAACGCTGTCGAACGACACGGAGCTTGCGAACCTCACCGCACACGCGGCGGTCAACGTCTCGTCGTCCCGACGGACGGACCCGACGCTCAACGTGAGTATCGTGAACAACTCGACGCTGCAGTCCGGACAACTCCGGCCGGCCAGAGCGGGGAGCAAGACGCTGGCGTGGGGTGAAGCGTACGACAACCAAACCGCGTCGACCTCGACGCGAGTGATCAGGCTCCGGAACGACAGGGTCACCTGTGAGCCGGTCTGCTGGCTGGTGGTGCGTGCATGGTGA
- a CDS encoding DUF7289 family protein encodes MLGDTPDSTRRAVSDLIAFTLVFSIIISSIGFLTVGGFTALEGVRDGAETNTAEATMVGYAETLADHRNERAPRRETTIKLQGHSLSRQSSSFVVDVAGVSGTQTISTGTLVRTTGSDTDLVYTSGAVFRADENGGVRVVRVPPFRCGTTGAHLSFVRVTGDINQSSSGRVTLRSQLRNRSLYFPDPSSGSAITTRVTVDVSGTEYRTAWERTFERYLEWSATGTPGVYECAGIDQAVVENTSIDIQAIS; translated from the coding sequence ATGCTGGGAGACACGCCTGATAGCACCCGGCGCGCGGTCTCGGATCTGATCGCGTTCACGCTCGTGTTCAGTATCATCATCAGTTCGATCGGCTTTCTCACCGTCGGTGGGTTCACCGCACTGGAAGGCGTCAGGGACGGCGCCGAGACGAACACCGCCGAAGCGACGATGGTCGGCTACGCGGAGACGCTGGCCGACCACAGAAACGAGCGTGCGCCGCGGCGCGAGACGACGATCAAGCTCCAGGGCCATTCGCTCAGCCGACAATCGTCGTCGTTCGTCGTCGATGTCGCGGGCGTCTCGGGCACACAGACGATCTCGACGGGGACACTCGTCAGAACGACGGGCAGTGATACGGACCTGGTGTACACGAGCGGCGCGGTGTTCCGAGCCGACGAAAACGGCGGTGTCCGCGTCGTTCGTGTCCCGCCGTTTCGTTGCGGTACCACCGGTGCCCACCTCTCGTTCGTCCGCGTGACCGGTGACATCAACCAGTCCTCGTCCGGGCGGGTGACTCTCCGGAGCCAACTCCGGAACCGGTCGCTGTACTTCCCGGACCCGTCCTCCGGATCGGCGATCACCACTCGCGTGACTGTGGATGTCTCCGGGACCGAATACCGGACCGCGTGGGAGCGGACGTTCGAGCGCTATCTTGAGTGGTCCGCTACCGGGACGCCCGGCGTGTACGAGTGTGCGGGGATCGACCAGGCTGTCGTCGAGAACACGTCTATCGACATCCAGGCGATCTCCTGA
- a CDS encoding DUF7288 family protein, producing MVSGRRGQAYTLEGVLAAILVISATVFGITSIDTRAWEDGTREETRRLETRADDLLTVGKNTGALENAILCYNSGRTRINGNNSSRPAEFERMLNLTFDSRGEQYNIYFNYLNETGEQRVTELVSENSPASANRPSTGAAVATRTVALTDNMSVRTNSPSNACGNAGPRVKSLSSFYIPDADNNTRLYNLVEVRLIVW from the coding sequence ATGGTGAGCGGCCGCCGCGGCCAGGCGTACACGCTCGAAGGCGTCCTGGCGGCGATCCTCGTGATCTCGGCGACGGTGTTCGGGATCACGTCCATCGACACCCGTGCGTGGGAAGACGGAACCCGAGAGGAAACCCGGCGGCTCGAAACCCGGGCCGACGACCTCCTCACGGTCGGTAAGAACACGGGCGCGCTGGAGAACGCCATCCTGTGTTACAACTCCGGTCGGACGCGGATCAACGGGAACAACTCCAGCCGTCCCGCGGAGTTCGAGCGGATGCTCAACCTGACCTTCGACTCCCGGGGCGAGCAGTACAACATCTACTTCAACTATCTCAACGAGACCGGCGAGCAGCGTGTGACGGAACTGGTCTCGGAGAACTCGCCCGCGAGCGCGAACCGGCCGTCGACCGGTGCCGCGGTCGCGACACGGACCGTCGCCCTGACCGACAACATGTCGGTGCGCACTAACTCGCCGTCGAACGCCTGCGGAAACGCGGGACCGCGCGTGAAATCGTTATCGAGCTTCTACATCCCCGATGCCGACAACAACACACGACTGTACAATCTGGTGGAGGTGCGACTGATCGTATGGTGA
- a CDS encoding DUF7266 family protein: MIGRLFADSRGVSPAVTQALTIGISTVLVTGLLIGGGALVDGQTEDIAREGLIDIGSGVATDLVRLDQFNTSTLNADVEFRSRYPERVAGQQYRITLVPTSSQTKIYVNSTVEDYSTVVRFENQSRVCPGTADGGTVTVRFDTSSGAQCMEIED; the protein is encoded by the coding sequence ATGATCGGGCGACTGTTCGCCGACAGTCGTGGCGTCTCGCCGGCGGTCACGCAGGCGCTGACCATCGGTATCTCGACCGTGTTGGTCACCGGCCTGTTGATCGGTGGCGGGGCGCTCGTCGACGGCCAGACCGAAGACATCGCTCGTGAAGGGCTGATCGACATCGGGTCCGGCGTCGCGACCGATCTGGTTCGACTCGACCAGTTCAACACGTCGACGCTGAACGCCGATGTCGAGTTCCGGTCACGCTATCCCGAACGGGTCGCCGGCCAGCAGTACCGGATCACGCTCGTTCCGACGAGCAGTCAGACCAAGATCTACGTCAACTCGACCGTGGAAGACTACTCGACGGTCGTCCGCTTCGAGAACCAGAGCCGCGTCTGCCCGGGGACCGCCGACGGCGGCACGGTCACGGTCCGGTTCGACACGTCGAGTGGCGCACAGTGCATGGAGATCGAAGACTAA